Proteins encoded within one genomic window of Komagataella phaffii GS115 chromosome 3, complete sequence:
- a CDS encoding Uracil-DNA glycosylase, with protein sequence MTNYKKRISEGIVSSFKKQKILSDFFPTKDIPLNGLQPESGFSSINKKSVLVESSGIVEDSTLKKRRSLCSLPREQMPSCAKFDKKKWISGLTDEERQLLDTEITTMDDSWLAVLHEELQKPYFLDLKRFLATEECRGVVVFPPRDSWYSWTRLSPLPQIKVLILGQDPYHNYNQAHGLAFSVKDPKTRIPPSLKNMYKLLKTDYPSFKIPDTADLTQWAQRGVLLLNTCLTVRAHNANSHSNKGWETFTKAAIQKLIDYNTSKNQGIVVMAWGGPAQRTIDSCRLNGNHLVLKTVHPSPLSASRGFFDSHHYRKCNEWLVKRYGEDAFIDWSLVKGNVLMNR encoded by the coding sequence ATGACCAATTATAAGAAGAGAATATCCGAAGGTATTGTGAGCTCGTTTaaaaagcaaaagattCTTAGTGATTTTTTCCCTACAAAAGATATACCTCTGAATGGCTTGCAACCAGAGAGTGGGTTTAGTTCGATTAATAAAAAGAGCGTGTTGGTGGAATCGTCGGGCATAGTAGAAGACAGTACATTAAAAAAAAGGCGTAGCTTATGCTCTCTTCCTAGAGAACAAATGCCATCGTGTGCTAAAtttgataaaaaaaaatggatatCTGGGTTGACAGATGAGGAAAGACAACTTCTGGACACAGAAATCACTACCATGGATGATTCATGGCTAGCAGTATTACATGAAGAGCTGCAAAAGCCGTACTTCTTAGATCTCAAAAGGTTTCTAGCTACCGAAGAATGTCGTGGTGTAGTGGTATTTCCACCTAGAGACTCGTGGTACTCATGGACACGTTTATCTCCCCTTCCCCAGATCAAAGTTCTTATTTTAGGGCAAGACCCGTATCACAATTATAATCAAGCGCATGGGTTGGCATTTTCAGTAAAAGACCCTAAAACTAGAATTCCTCcctctttgaagaatatgtACAAGCTACTGAAGACTGATTATCCCAGCTTCAAAATCCCGGATACAGCAGACTTGACCCAGTGGGCTCAAAGGGGAGTCTTATTGTTAAACACTTGTTTGACAGTAAGAGCCCACAATGCTAATTCTCACTCTAATAAAGGCTGGGAAACTTTCACCAAAGCTGCTATCCAGAAACTTATTGACTATAATACTTCCAAGAACCAAGGAATTGTTGTCATGGCATGGGGTGGGCCAGCTCAGAGAACCATTGATTCTTGCCGGCTTAATGGAAATCATTTGGTTCTAAAGACCGTTCATCCTAGCCCTTTGAGTGCGTCTAGAGGTTTTTTTGACTCCCACCATTACAGGAAATGCAATGAATGGCTCGTCAAGAGATATGGCGAAGATGCTTTCATTGACTGGTCTCTTGTGAAGGGAAACGTACTAATGAATCGTTAA